DNA sequence from the Manduca sexta isolate Smith_Timp_Sample1 chromosome 25, JHU_Msex_v1.0, whole genome shotgun sequence genome:
GGGCAGGTAACAATACATGCAAACCGTCCCGGGAAGTAGTGCCACACTCGGATCGACGTCTGACGAAGCGCCTTCTGTCTCTAGACAGGGCCTCTCCACTCATAATGGTGGGTAAAATCACCGGACACTGCCCTTTAAACAAACACTTATATGTTTTAGGTATCACCGACAGCCCCCTTTGCAGGGGATGTCTGTCGGTTGATGTAACATCGTCCCACGTTATCCTGGAATGCGAAGGAGTAGCTGCACAACGGGCTGAAATCCTCGGTACAGCGGGGTAACTCCGAGGAGCCTGTGGGGGAACCAagaagatcctgcgcttctggaagaAGTTGGGCTGGCTAGACCCATAGACGGCATCCCACGTacaacggcccgacctactacgggctaagtgctGACAAAGGAGCCCTTCAACATAGAACATAGTGCTCGGGCACATTTCCCGGCTATCTCCACTCCTCCAATTTTTcaatcctaagagggttccttgtTCTTTTCCCACATTTCCTCCAGGGCAGGGCATTTCCTGCAGTCGTGAAGCCGGGGGAAACCAGTATGCCGTTCCCAATTTCCCTCGGTTCTAATTGCGGGGTCTGTAACCAAAAGAAATATATACACTGTGAtgttatagtcgttttggaactgaaaattttaaattctgtatcaataatagagtttaaaaacaatattaaagatAGTTACTGTTGTAGGTACCAGTTATTAATTCGAGGGACTCGAGAACCGCGTGCGTTTCGTACCGCTATTGGTAGGTATCACTGACACGCGTTGGTATCGGTCATTGACAACACAACAGCGACAGCGACGCGCCATGCATTTGTAGATGAATAATTGTTGCGAGGTTACTGTCATTTCTCAAACTCAAACTTTTTTGATCCTACAAATTGTCCTTAGTAAccacattttggttccaaaacgactgtaaaatcacggtgtataaTGACCAAGggcgagctacgtatcaaataactAAGTATTAATAATCGAGGTTCCGTAACCACGattagacgagcttgccgttcgcctactGGTAataggaccgcccataaatagtagaaacaccatccatataaactattgtttggtattccactgcactcgccatccagagacatgagatgttaagtcttattatgtccagtaattacactggctataataatGGGCGCCGGGGAAGGGTGCAAGTAGCTGCACTTGCACTCCCCTGCCCAgatataaatcacaaaaaatataagtcccTGAATAAATGTGCAACAATGTAATCTAATCTCtgtaactactgaactgattttgaaaattatttaattaataggaAACTAAGTTACTGTTGTGTGCTATAGGATACAATTTTGTCCCAGgataatatttatcccgaaataaCTTTATCACGCGGACGGTGCGATATGCATCCTACTTTAACGTGGACTGGAGTAGAGTAGAAGTTGTTCCTCAGATGAAACAAGTTGTGACCTAAACCACCAGCGTGGATAGTGAACACTGCAGACAAGGTGTTATAACTCgccttagtggcccacgtaagtgcgtcgtgttacgagatcagcctgtgtatatttgatTGGGATTTATGGACCACAGAGGTATTTTTgtgataaaacattttcaaaaacccgcgCGATTCgaattaggtaaaaaaaaatatgatattatgttgTGTAGTGCGTAAGTGCAGATGCAAcaccctaaaactaatcttgacGGTGCCcatggctacaatgttcttctaaccggaacacaacagtgactacacactgctgcttggcggcagagatagacattgcggtggtacccagacggactttcacataaaataaaataaaatgcttaattCATCACATCCATGTTTATGATCGATCTAAAGTTAGGGAATGAGATTTTTTCATTGATGTTAAATGCTTTTCGAACTAACACAAATTTCACATCACCCTATATAAGTGAAGTGGAGAGCTCGCTGCTAGTAGTATATCAGTAGGAGAGCGCGAAGACGTCGTGTCGACATGTCtttgttaatagtttttatattgacCGCGGTTATCAGGTGTGTTAACTTATTATTAGTAAACTTGATATTCAATTAACGCTACTTTAATGgacacttaaatatttttttgataaaagtaTCTACTGtcgatatattatttagtattttaatctAGCTTCGCTTTTAGTGTCGTAACTTGCCAAACAGATTACATAATTTTCGTTATTATTCTGCTCTTTATTCAAATTTACGCGTTATATACGGTTCCATGTGGTTTATTCGTTTTGCGGCAAACGTCAAAACATCTTCACCAACATTCATAACTTTAGTACTTAGTTTTTATTTGGGTTTGTGTGTCTAGTTCGTACGCAGCGACACCAAAACAATGTTTCGACAACACGTTTCACTTCGGGGTGGGCTCATCAGCGCTCCAGACTGAGGGCGCCTGGAACTTATCAGGTATGTtacccattttttttattattgttcgaAATACTGTGTACAATATTGAACATAACTTATATTAAAGTGCATACGATACAATGAATAgaagattttctcaaaatacaGGGAAAGGCGAAAGCATCTGGGACAGGTACAGCCATGATAATCAGGATCTAGTGTTCGACCACACTAACGCTGACGTCGCCACTGACTCCTACCACAAGTATAAAGACGACATCAGGAACATCAAGAAACTCGGCGTCACCTTCTACAGGTTCTCCATAGCATGGTCGAGGATCCTACCCACTGGACTTAtagagtaataataattttaaagtattggaATGGAAGATTCATAGACTTTTCCGGTTGTGCAACGTACCACCAAAATAATTGATACCATCTCTGTAACTGATACAACGGAACCGAGTGGAACTAGGACTGATCAGTATCACTTCACTGATAATGATTGACATCGGCAATGGGTGTGTTTAACATTAACACAGTAAAGTATGCTTCGCTGACACAGGacgaaagaaagaaaagatataggtacatatttttaaattcataatattcattatattagaagcaccaataaaacattttatttcagtgAAATTAATGAAGACGGTATCAAACATTACCACGCGGTGATCGATGAATTATTAAAGGAAGGCATAAAGCCAATGGTGACCATGTATCACTGGGACCTGCCGCAGAGCCTGCAGGAGTTGGGAGGCTGGACCAACCCCATCATAGCGGATTACTTCGTCGACTATGCTAGGGTGAGTGAAGTTTGGTGTATATTCCGTAAGACATACCTGGAGATTGTGATAATTATGACATGAAATccgagacaaaaataattggtaCTAAGTTAAGGTCTTTTTCAATCAACCCCATAGGTCCTGCTTCAAAATTTCGGTGGAAAAGTGAATACGTGGGTGACTTTCAACGAACCGTATTCCTTCTGCCACGATGGATACGGAGGCCTTTATGCTCCTGGGACCCGCTCCAGTGGACGCCATGACTATCTGTGCGGCCACAACGTGCTAAGAGCACACGGCATGGCGTTCAGAATGTATGAGAAGGAGTTTAGCCATCTTAAAGGTATACTGTGATCATTTATATTGCATCCTAGTCAAACGTACCAGCAGTAAATGATTAGACTCTGAAATCTGCGAAGTGTTTTGAGGAAATAAGAACGGATTTTGTTGTAATGAATATCTGCCTTATGTATAGGTGTtaatacatgcataatatataaatttacgactgctttggtggcatagttgtaatgtgtacgcggtacgactactgcgctaaAGTTCTGGGTTCAAACCCTAAGacgagcaaaaaaaaatttgtaactAGGATTTTCCATCGTAGAAATTATGCAGCTCAGAGCCAGGATATTGGCGTCGCGGTACCCCGGTGCCTCGAGAAGCATGTacagccgttggtcctgcgcctgatctctctccagtcatgttggattgccgtctcaccggaccaggagagtaaaggaacagagaaaACActtatgtattgcgcacacacttgtgcactataatatctccggTTTTTGTACGTACCTGGCTAATCTCcattgaaattggccgccgtggctgaaattcggctaagagggaTTCATATAAGtttagaactattttttttttacctataataGCAAGGTATATTTCATTGCACCCAATGGTAAATACATTATGGTTCAAATAGGTATATCGTCCATCTTCGAGATGTATACATCTATATAGGCTTTACTATGCATATTATGGTGTTTACTGTTCACTATCCACTCCAGAAATAATGAATACTCGGGTATTTAACCATGTTcagatttcatattataaatgttaaacgCATTGCAGCTTCGGTGAGCATAACCTTGAACATGTCATGGCTGGAGCCAGCGACTACATCCGTAGACGATCAGGCAGCTGCAGAGCGCGCTAGGCAATTCTCTGTGAGTACTTTAATCTCAATAATTGAAAAGGTATGTGAAGTGCAACAAttcgaacgataaattcacaacgaatacacacatgattttagaaaagtcagaggtgtgtgcccttgggatttgaacctgcggacattcgtctcggcagtccgttccacacccaactaggctatcgccgcttgattGATTacgttttcaaaaatataatttaacatagggctgatgtttttattttaatcgattaaattgtaacattcgGATTAATCAAGCGTATAAATGGTcttaatatacttatactacTTCTAAAATCGACTTCTAAATATAAGGTATAGCCGATCAAATGAGTCCCTGTAGCGGACTGCTGACGTCAATGTTGCCATGGACGCAAGGCGACCTTCGGGATTTTATTGATCCTCTTGCaagttatatatttagattttcatATCTTAGATTACTAATCAAAGACCTTTTCATTATAGTTTGGCTGGTTCGGTCATCCAATACTTTCTAAGGATGGAGATTACCCTCCAGCGATGAGGGAGGCAATAAACCGCAACTCCAGAATCCAAGGCTTTAACCACTCACGCCTCCCAACCTTCACGCCAGAAGAGGTAGCCATGATAAAGAAGTCGTACCACTTCGTGGGATTAAATCACTATACAACATTTTTGGTGAGATTAATACTTGCCGGAATTTGTAAGGTTATTGACACTTTGCAATTCTATTGAAAAATCCAGTATATAAAAACTGAAGGCAAACAGGAATCcacattttcataattacagGCGCTCGCTCATATTATGactaatctttatttatattatttcaggTTTCAAAAAGATCTGGTATCATCGATACCAAACCATCATACGAGAATGACGTCGGAGCGATATTACGTCAGAGCCCGACGTGGCCTAAAACGAATTCCTCGTGGTTAAAAGTaagtaatgaaaattaattcaaGATAGCGTAGGTTTCTGTtaacggaaaaaaatatttgtgaaataggTAGTGCCAGAAATAACCTTCTACCGACGAAATGTACCTACCGTATCTAAGATCCCGTCTCCAGGTGGTGCCGTGGGGCTTCAGGAAAGCTTTGAACTGGATAAAAAACACCTACAACAACCCGCGACTATTTATCACGGAGAATGGGGTGTCGTATGAAGCAGGCCTTCAAGACGTGAAGCGAGTGAACTACATCGAGGCGTACCTGCGCTCGGTACACGACGCCATATACAAGGACGGCTGCAATGTGTTCGGGTACACTTACTGGAGTCTCATGGACAATTATGAGTGGATGAGGGGTTACTCGTAAGTTCGAATTTATTTACTCTTCCTTCGTCTAGTATACCAATTATGAGTGGATGTGGGGCTATTCGTGAGTACAAGCTTAAAAACCACAAAGACTTGGTAATATTCCGTTAATTCTGAggattttttgtatgttatgtTTTCTAATAGACACTGCTCTAGCCTCAGATATTGAGATACCGTTGAAGGTATGAAAGGGAAAATTCTGtactttttttgtaaaacaagTCGTAGGGGTTAGCTGCATTTTGTCTACATGGCTTGCTTCACTAGGTTGTTACCACCAACTTGCATAAAACTGTCATGAACTaactataaaattttctatCCTTTTTGCACATGGCCCGAGTCTTGATGTAGAAATGTCTATATTTTATCCTGCTAtccttaatttattaatgtacgTTTTCATATAATTCCAGCGAACGTTTCGGTCTGTTCGAGGTGGACTACAAGTCCTCGAACCTGACGCGGTCGGCTCGCCTCTCCGCCGCCTTTTACTCCACAGTCGCCAGGACCAAGTGCATCCCAGACAACTTCAATTACAACTTTAACAATGATACTAATAATTAGAATCTGAGGTTActcttgtttttaatttaaaggcCCTATGTAACACCATacactttaatatatttctttccatcctgtattgttaattaaaccTATACTGGTTTgagtaaaataatacttaaataggCTAATATAATTTCGCAATAATTTTGCGAAAACtcgattttataatttagtactGATATCAAATGATGATATTAATATCTATGTTATATAGGACCTATAAGTGTTagacaaataaatgaaataaaatacaggACGACTTGTATCTGCTTACGATGTACGTGTAAGGaagaattatataatgttttaggtTTAACGATATACGCGGTAACATTTAGGTAGTCCTCGTCCTTACAACACACATCACATATTTTACCCCCGAAGGCTTAGGCAAAGGTGCAatcagggtacccacttttcaccaagtgtgttccgtcttgTGATGTAATAAGGGAGGCAAACCTATCGCGATAGGGGACAAATTACGTACCAAATAGCGGAATCTAGTCCCCCTCTCATCCAACTAGAAACAAAACAATCTATAACTTactttgtgaaaataaaactaatttgtgaATCATGAGGAAAAAATCTATCGCGATATCGGGCACAGACTCCGTATTCCGGGCTGAAGCTgggcagaaaaacctaatatcactttgcactACCTGGGATTCGAACAACGTACCTCAAAGCgatgtcgtaccgcgcacgcaatacagcTACGCCATCGAAGCAGTCAATAACTGCCTTTAGTTGTTTAAAAGCGGAAAGAGGCGAGGACGTCGCCATGGGGGGACAGGTAGGGGCTACTGCCCCCCTCTAAATATTGAGGAATGACGTACGCAAATTatttccattcctaatattccgtacgctcaattacgctctgctctatgttatttttaaagcgggagagggggAACGGGGAAGGATcgtgtgctctcgactttacctacaatcatacttttctcattcacCATATCAACTGGCCCCTCCTTCCCACTAGGCCATCGGATGATGAAGCTCTTGGTAAGGGGTTGTCTATTCTGCCCAACGCTAGGGTAAAGTCTTGTGCATAAATTATGACGTATCCAAGTCAAATTGTTACTATTTTAGTATATGAATAACAATGTTATGATAAATTATAGCATACGCTACAATACCTACAGTCGGTGACTCTAAAGTTCACGTCGCCTGATAGTAGTTTATACAGGATGTTTTTAGACGTATGCGCGAtctttagttaattttatacCTGAAAATTAATTggcaaataaattcataaaaactatttgaaatAAGCGTGTTAtgtgttttgtgtttaatttacaaaaatagttaatttccTAGTTCTTTgtggtatttataaataagtttcatgttattgttataaatttacatattatatgttgttttataatatcgtGTCGCAGTCTAATAATCAGTTTTTATAGGCTACATAATATAGGACATCTTTTGTTACCCTAAAGCTTTTATATTGCTAAATCTTTCTTATATAACATTTGCTTTCATTACATAACTCTAAACTATTAAACGatttatattcgaaatttaataaaattgcaaaaccTTATTTAAGTGTGAATATAActcattatttctaaataaatatattattaatcagatgaatgaatgaatcgaGGCAAAGAACCCTAATGAACCCCTTCGAGCTGTCGAAGTTTTTAAGTTACTAATGCATATGgtgatgttataatttttcataggtAAATTGCTAATTAAGATATTTTCACCAGCTTTTTATCCCACGATGTGACCGTGCACGAACCCAAGCAAATGAgagactaaataaaattaaaaggaaaaCCAAACTATATTAGAGGTATTAGAAAGAAGTATCAACCTGTATATTTAGTGTATGAAGTTGCAAGCTATTTTATCAGTAGCTCAGTGAATAGTGTGCAGCCCCCGCCGCCGCCATGTctaagttaatattatttatattatgggcAGTTATCAGGTTTGCATTCTAGCTGTTTTATGattgatttatgttttgtttgacTATGATGCTTGTGAAAATTAATCAGGCTTTGAAGAGACAACGAAATGTTATATTGAGTTAGCCTATTTACCtacataatttacatatatgGATTGTTTATTTCTAGAGCTTACGCTGCAACACCAAAACAATGTTTCGAAAATATGTTCCCTTTTGGAGTTGCCTCGGCAGTGTTTCAGACTGAAGGCGCCTGGAACATGTCAGGTATGTTAATAAGTTACCGCAACAACACCTGAATGTCCCGTAACTGTTTTAATCAAACCCGCGTTCTTTCGTTTCTCAGCGGGTTACTACCTAAACCAACGAACAGTTACATCACCgaattacgtataaaatagcGGAATATCACCCACCCTCCGTGACTCGAATTGACAACACATAATGATTATCAGttgattaagtaataattgtaagtgaaatatattaggaacattttaaaatcatttggaAATAGAAATATgtcaggatagcgaccacaatTCATTATGTAGCGCGCGATAATTCGAAATTCTGAGTAGTCTGATCGTCGCTTACGGGTaatgaactgaaattaaatgaaatatttttttggaacctacctgtaaattattatacattatctagattccgtcaatattaactctaccaccaattcggaaagcagttctcactaaAGAAGAAAGGAAAACAAGAAActttggtgttgctcttttcaaaatcagtttaaggtataaacaaCGGTGTACGATactaagaaagaaaaaaatacgattggatttttattgttgtttacagCAATTCATCTAGTTAGTTGTTGCGCTTAGCGACTTCTTTCTATACATTCAGCTAATAATGAGTCTATCTCAATCTTCTGAGCAATTCATCAACCAGTTTTACATGATCCAGGGAAAGGCGAGAGCATTTGGGACAGGTACACCCATAATCATCCAGAATTAGTATTCGACCACACCAACGCTGATGTCGCCACTGACTCCTACCATAAATACAGAGATGATGTGAGGAACGTCAAGAAGCTTGGCGTCACCTTCTACAGGTTTTCTATAGCGTGGTCGAGGATTCTCCCTACTggattaataaagtaaatattgattGCAATATGTATATTGCTATTTGACTTCTTGAGCAAAAATAATGAGAAAGACAtcgatatatgtatatgtactgAAAGACTTATACGGTAGAAATGCTGTGATTTGGTAGAGGCTATGAAgtaacataaatgtaaaatagcTTTACTTTTAGCATTACAGACCTGTACCTCATTTGCCTTcgattccaataaaaaaaatatatgattaaggCATAGCTTCTGAgtgtgtaatataattaaatgaaatatttatttcagcgAGATAAATGAAGAGGGCCTAAAATACTACCACGAGCTGATTGATGAGTTATTAAAGGCTGGTATATACCCGGTGGTGACCATGTACCACTGGGACCTGCCGCAGAGCCTGCAGGACTTGGGAGGCTGGACAAACCCCATCATAGTTGATTACTTCGTCGACTATGCTAGGGTGAGTgatgttttctattttattatatgataatttttaaatcactatggaaaaataattacacgTGTCACGAGGATTGGCATAATACTTTGCCAAGATAGCCAAGTTGTTTTATACACTATATGCCAATCGGTAGATATCTTAGTTTTTGAGAAACAAGAAATTTTATCAGTTTAAATGTTATCTATTTTTTGTTCTCATAGCTACTATTTCAAAATTTCGGCATTAAAGTAAGTCACTGGCTGACCTTCAACGAGCCCCGTTCTTTCTGCCACGACGGGTATGGTGGTTACAATGCACCTGGAAGCCGCTCCAGCGGACTCGAAGACTACCTGTGTGGTCACAACGTACTGAGGGCGCACGCTATGACTTTTAGAATGTATGAGAGGGAGTTTAGCCATCTTAAAGGTACCCTTCATTCGTTTTACTTTTCAGACTGAATGGCAGACTTATTAACTTCACTTTCTAGTCTAGATATTATAATGTTGAACGCCTCCATGAGGAGGAGTTTTTTGTTAATAgtgaataaaaacaatgtagacTCACCATGGACGTATATTCTAGTCTCACTCGTATTGAAAACTGGAATAACCCGGCTGATTCTTGCAAGAAACTTATATACAGGAGTAAATACGGCGGGTTTTGCAGCATATTCATATCTGCATTCCGCCATGATAGAAAATAATATCCTGCCATCTCCCATcagcagttttatttaataaaatgtcttacAGCTTACGTGGGAATAGCTCTGGACATGGTTTGGTTAGAGCCAGCGACGACATCAGCAGACGATCAGAAAGCTGCCGAGACAGCAAGGCAATTCACCGTAAGTGCTTAAACTTTTGCTAAAATTTTGGAAATAAGCGAAGTTATACATCTAAAAAGCTGGTTTCTAGCCTCACCCGACATAATGTGCCTGACAAATGTTAAGTACCCAACATCTTTCAGTGTCT
Encoded proteins:
- the LOC115449008 gene encoding myrosinase 1 isoform X1 — protein: MSLLIVFILTAVISSYAATPKQCFDNTFHFGVGSSALQTEGAWNLSGKGESIWDRYSHDNQDLVFDHTNADVATDSYHKYKDDIRNIKKLGVTFYRFSIAWSRILPTGLIDEINEDGIKHYHAVIDELLKEGIKPMVTMYHWDLPQSLQELGGWTNPIIADYFVDYARVLLQNFGGKVNTWVTFNEPYSFCHDGYGGLYAPGTRSSGRHDYLCGHNVLRAHGMAFRMYEKEFSHLKASVSITLNMSWLEPATTSVDDQAAAERARQFSFGWFGHPILSKDGDYPPAMREAINRNSRIQGFNHSRLPTFTPEEVAMIKKSYHFVGLNHYTTFLVRLILAGICKVSKRSGIIDTKPSYENDVGAILRQSPTWPKTNSSWLKVVPWGFRKALNWIKNTYNNPRLFITENGVSYEAGLQDVKRVNYIEAYLRSVHDAIYKDGCNVFGYTYWSLMDNYEWMRGYSERFGLFEVDYKSSNLTRSARLSAAFYSTVARTKCIPDNFNYNFNNDTNN
- the LOC115449008 gene encoding myrosinase 1 isoform X2, whose product is MSLLIVFILTAVISSYAATPKQCFDNTFHFGVGSSALQTEGAWNLSGKGESIWDRYSHDNQDLVFDHTNADVATDSYHKYKDDIRNIKKLGVTFYRFSIAWSRILPTGLIDEINEDGIKHYHAVIDELLKEGIKPMVTMYHWDLPQSLQELGGWTNPIIADYFVDYARVLLQNFGGKVNTWVTFNEPYSFCHDGYGGLYAPGTRSSGRHDYLCGHNVLRAHGMAFRMYEKEFSHLKASVSITLNMSWLEPATTSVDDQAAAERARQFSFGWFGHPILSKDGDYPPAMREAINRNSRIQGFNHSRLPTFTPEEVAMIKKSYHFVGLNHYTTFLVSKRSGIIDTKPSYENDVGAILRQSPTWPKTNSSWLKVVPWGFRKALNWIKNTYNNPRLFITENGVSYEAGLQDVKRVNYIEAYLRSVHDAIYKDGCNVFGYTYWSLMDNYEWMRGYSERFGLFEVDYKSSNLTRSARLSAAFYSTVARTKCIPDNFNYNFNNDTNN
- the LOC115449008 gene encoding myrosinase 1 isoform X3, giving the protein MGVFNINTVKYASLTQDERKKRYSEINEDGIKHYHAVIDELLKEGIKPMVTMYHWDLPQSLQELGGWTNPIIADYFVDYARVLLQNFGGKVNTWVTFNEPYSFCHDGYGGLYAPGTRSSGRHDYLCGHNVLRAHGMAFRMYEKEFSHLKASVSITLNMSWLEPATTSVDDQAAAERARQFSFGWFGHPILSKDGDYPPAMREAINRNSRIQGFNHSRLPTFTPEEVAMIKKSYHFVGLNHYTTFLVRLILAGICKVSKRSGIIDTKPSYENDVGAILRQSPTWPKTNSSWLKVVPWGFRKALNWIKNTYNNPRLFITENGVSYEAGLQDVKRVNYIEAYLRSVHDAIYKDGCNVFGYTYWSLMDNYEWMRGYSERFGLFEVDYKSSNLTRSARLSAAFYSTVARTKCIPDNFNYNFNNDTNN
- the LOC115449031 gene encoding myrosinase 1 isoform X1, coding for MSKLILFILWAVIRAYAATPKQCFENMFPFGVASAVFQTEGAWNMSGKGESIWDRYTHNHPELVFDHTNADVATDSYHKYRDDVRNVKKLGVTFYRFSIAWSRILPTGLINEINEEGLKYYHELIDELLKAGIYPVVTMYHWDLPQSLQDLGGWTNPIIVDYFVDYARLLFQNFGIKVSHWLTFNEPRSFCHDGYGGYNAPGSRSSGLEDYLCGHNVLRAHAMTFRMYEREFSHLKAYVGIALDMVWLEPATTSADDQKAAETARQFTFGWFGHPILSEEGDYPQVMREVIDRNSIHQGFFRSRLPTFTPEEVAMIKKSYHFLGLNHYTTKLVTKGSGNISNKPSYEDDMGVKMSQKPTWPKTNATWINVVPWGFRKTLKWIKNSFNNPPVFITENGAPFEAGLQDVKRVNYIEAYLRSLHDAIYKDGCRVMAYTYWSLMDNYEWMWGYSERFGLFEVDYKSSNLTRSARLSAAFYSTVARTKCIPDNFNYYNYYIIN
- the LOC115449031 gene encoding myrosinase 1 isoform X2 yields the protein MSKAYAATPKQCFENMFPFGVASAVFQTEGAWNMSGKGESIWDRYTHNHPELVFDHTNADVATDSYHKYRDDVRNVKKLGVTFYRFSIAWSRILPTGLINEINEEGLKYYHELIDELLKAGIYPVVTMYHWDLPQSLQDLGGWTNPIIVDYFVDYARLLFQNFGIKVSHWLTFNEPRSFCHDGYGGYNAPGSRSSGLEDYLCGHNVLRAHAMTFRMYEREFSHLKAYVGIALDMVWLEPATTSADDQKAAETARQFTFGWFGHPILSEEGDYPQVMREVIDRNSIHQGFFRSRLPTFTPEEVAMIKKSYHFLGLNHYTTKLVTKGSGNISNKPSYEDDMGVKMSQKPTWPKTNATWINVVPWGFRKTLKWIKNSFNNPPVFITENGAPFEAGLQDVKRVNYIEAYLRSLHDAIYKDGCRVMAYTYWSLMDNYEWMWGYSERFGLFEVDYKSSNLTRSARLSAAFYSTVARTKCIPDNFNYYNYYIIN